Proteins encoded together in one Impatiens glandulifera chromosome 1, dImpGla2.1, whole genome shotgun sequence window:
- the LOC124940210 gene encoding uncharacterized protein LOC124940210 translates to MKIEREGNVTLSYPLLTKNNYSVWALKIRVNLQTQRVWEVMMLDEVDAHKDRMALATIYQALPYNILLMVDENDSSKLVWEMLKTMHVGVEIVKEAKLQTLKTHFKKICVKNGELVGDFTMKLTSIMTGIHLLGGKVGEISAVKNDNVFPEDDKANLTSFYDKDLSLMFPEGVTNYFPKDDETKFEEFVQESSKEESYVMLLNKEKVMANLLASGDEYNYNDVWYLDSGANNHMTSHRVKFNEIDEKITRNVKFKDGSKTQVY, encoded by the exons ATGAAGATCGAAAGAGAAGGGAACGTGACACTCTCGTATCCGTTACTCACGAAGAATAACTACTCTGTGTGGGCATTAAAGATACGGGTAAACTTACAAACACAAAGAGTGTGGGAAGTCATGATGCTCGACGAGGTGGACGCACATAAGGATAGAATGGCTCTCGCCACCATCTATCAAGCGCTCCCGTACAACATACTTCTCATGGTGGACGAGAATGATTCGTCCAAGCTAGTGTGGGAGATGCTAAAGACGatgcatgttggagtggagatAGTCAAGGAGGCAAAAttgcaaaccttgaagacacacTTCAAGAAGATTTGCGTGAAGAATGGGGAATTAGTGGGTGATTTTaccatgaaattgacatccatcaTGACTGGTATCCACTTGTTGGGAGGGAAAGTTGGGGAAATCTCGGCCGTCAAAAA TGACAATGTTTTTCCCGAAGATGATaaggcaaacctcactagcttctatgacaaGGATCTATCATTAATGTTTCCTGAGGGAGTGACAAATTATTTTCCCAAAGACGATGAGACAAAATTCGAAGAGTTTGTGCAAGAATCGTCCAAGGAGGAATCATATGTGATGTTGCTCAATAAAGAGAAAGTCATGGCGAACCTCCTCGCAAGTGGCGATGAGTATAATTACAACGATGTGTGGTACCTTGATAGTGGAGCAAACAACCATATGACGAGCCATCGAGTGAAGTTCAATGAGATCGACGAAAAGATCACTAGAAATGTGAAGTTCAAAGACGGAAGCAAGACACAGGTTTATTGA
- the LOC124940217 gene encoding zinc finger protein ZAT2-like: MSTNSVTNSPPSPSHSPSPSSDDLDIGAGPSVPSHPRAAVPPAAPAVVAAAAITFICCICNLGFDSEKSLSGHMRMHPDRPWRGMYPLPTFSRDDFADVIELLNDPEEEEEVENVAAGDGEATTAGGGEGEFGGRRWILPDLNKTP, encoded by the coding sequence ATGTCAACCAACTCCGTTACCAActctcctccttctccttctcattctccttctccttcttcggACGATCTTGATATAGGAGCAGGCCCCTCTGTGCCATCTCATCCGAGGGCGGCAGTTCCTCCGGCAGCCCCAGCAGTAGTGGCGGCTGCCGCGATTACTTTTATATGTTGTATATGTAATTTGGGATTTGATTCAGAAAAAAGTTTATCGGGACACATGAGAATGCATCCCGATAGACCGTGGCGTGGAATGTATCCACTTCCAACGTTTTCAAGGGATGACTTTGCAGATGTTATAGAATTGTTGAATGAtccagaagaagaagaagaagttgaaaatgtggcGGCTGGTGATGGTGAGGCGACGACGGCTGGTGGTGGGGAGGGCGAGtttggggggaggaggtggatTCTCCCGGACTTGAACAAAACTCCTTaa